A section of the Acidobacterium capsulatum ATCC 51196 genome encodes:
- the mqnE gene encoding aminofutalosine synthase MqnE: MPSQQHAFVSDDPRLQPIAEKVLASERLSFEEGVTLYRSPDILAVGWLANHVRENLHGDVAYFNVNRHINPTNVCVAACRLCAFGRKKGTEGSYTMALEQAWETAASGYTEAVTEFHIVGGLHPDLPLEYFEDLVRGLKERFPQVHIKAFTMVEIAFLARRAKLTIPETLRRLKDCGVDSMPGGGAEIFSDRVRHIICDHKIDGSEWLDTARMVHQAGLKSNATMLYGHIESDEDRVDHLIKLREVQDETHGFQTFIPLAFHPDNTPLEHLPRTTGLTDIRQIAVSRLMLDNFPHIKAYWQMMTAKIAQIALRFGADDIDGTVIEEKIYHDAGATTPQGMRREELMRLITAAGRVPVERDTLYRAVTRSEDTFTVAV; encoded by the coding sequence ATGCCAAGCCAGCAACATGCCTTTGTCTCCGATGACCCCCGGCTCCAGCCGATTGCCGAAAAGGTTCTCGCCTCCGAGCGTCTTTCGTTTGAAGAGGGAGTAACCCTTTATCGTTCGCCAGACATTCTGGCTGTGGGCTGGCTGGCCAACCACGTGCGCGAAAATCTGCACGGCGATGTGGCCTACTTCAACGTCAACCGCCACATCAATCCGACCAATGTCTGCGTCGCGGCCTGCCGCCTCTGCGCCTTTGGCCGCAAAAAGGGAACCGAAGGCTCCTACACCATGGCGCTTGAACAGGCATGGGAAACTGCCGCTTCCGGCTACACCGAGGCCGTGACGGAGTTCCACATCGTCGGCGGCCTGCACCCCGATCTGCCGCTCGAATATTTTGAAGATCTCGTGCGCGGCCTCAAGGAGCGCTTCCCGCAGGTGCATATCAAGGCCTTCACCATGGTGGAGATCGCCTTCCTCGCGCGCCGCGCCAAGCTCACCATTCCCGAGACGCTGCGCCGCCTCAAAGATTGCGGCGTAGACTCCATGCCCGGCGGCGGAGCTGAAATCTTCTCTGACCGCGTGCGCCACATCATCTGCGACCACAAGATCGACGGCAGCGAGTGGCTCGACACCGCCCGCATGGTTCACCAGGCCGGCCTCAAGTCCAACGCCACCATGCTCTACGGCCACATCGAGTCTGACGAAGACCGCGTCGATCATCTCATCAAGCTTCGCGAGGTACAGGACGAGACCCACGGCTTCCAGACCTTCATTCCGCTGGCCTTCCACCCTGACAACACGCCCTTGGAGCATCTGCCCCGCACCACCGGCCTGACAGACATTCGACAGATCGCCGTCAGCCGCCTCATGCTCGACAACTTCCCGCACATCAAGGCCTACTGGCAGATGATGACGGCCAAGATCGCGCAGATCGCGCTCCGCTTCGGCGCAGATGACATCGACGGCACCGTCATCGAAGAAAAAATCTATCACGATGCCGGCGCCACCACGCCGCAGGGCATGCGTCGCGAAGAGCTCATGCGCCTCATCACCGCCGCGGGCCGCGTCCCCGTCGAGCGCGACACCCTCTACCGCGCGGTTACTCGCAGCGAAGACACATTCACCGTCGCCGTCTAA
- a CDS encoding malectin domain-containing carbohydrate-binding protein produces MSDQYREANGSSHAETREAERRELEAFAATLAKPSRMLSLITYIGEKYFADETEKLREYEIATEVFDRSKNTFNSGEDAIVRVEAHRLRKRLKKYYDTDGQDHAVQFTIPAGSYVPVFSHRVQPQEDGLEDGVEQPEDAESPVEERIEPTPRKKRGRVYVIAAILLVALLVGAGALVIYRQHRRRISASPPTAGNAPIRHASASGPFPQMPLRILAGYKGKPQIDNAGAVWQPDEYYHGGGSWDRPESYGPVRKTSDPLLFQHWREGNFSYDIPLPQGVYDVHLFFVSAQPYANTPSTFNVLVNGKAILPYFDVNMDAMGPDVADERVFRDVSPGPDGVLHLSFTSYTVPASVNAIEIVPGEAHHELPIRIVAQSRAYTDHSGALWEPDDYYSGGYTSETNFAVTETADPELYAAERYGYFSYSIPVDARDQYTLILHFAELYFGPNRPGGGGAGSRVFRIECNGQTLDKGLDIYKSAGSMHALTETFHHLVPTPQGKLNVTFDPIENNATVSAIEVVDEGPQS; encoded by the coding sequence TTGTCAGATCAGTACCGGGAGGCGAATGGTTCCTCTCATGCGGAGACGAGGGAGGCCGAGCGCCGGGAGCTGGAGGCGTTTGCCGCGACGCTGGCGAAGCCTTCCCGAATGCTCAGCCTGATCACCTATATTGGCGAGAAGTATTTTGCGGACGAGACCGAGAAGCTGCGCGAGTACGAGATCGCCACGGAGGTGTTTGACCGCTCGAAGAACACATTCAACTCGGGCGAGGATGCGATTGTCAGGGTTGAGGCGCACCGGCTGCGCAAGCGGCTCAAGAAGTACTACGACACGGATGGCCAGGACCATGCGGTGCAGTTCACGATTCCGGCGGGGTCATATGTGCCGGTGTTTTCGCATCGTGTACAGCCGCAAGAGGATGGCCTAGAGGATGGAGTAGAGCAGCCGGAGGACGCTGAGAGCCCCGTTGAAGAGCGGATTGAGCCGACACCCCGCAAAAAGCGTGGGAGGGTGTATGTAATTGCGGCGATCCTGCTGGTGGCGTTGCTGGTGGGCGCGGGCGCTTTGGTGATTTACCGGCAGCATCGCCGGAGGATATCCGCCTCGCCGCCAACGGCCGGAAACGCTCCCATCCGGCATGCTTCCGCTTCGGGTCCGTTTCCGCAGATGCCGCTTCGCATTCTGGCGGGATACAAGGGCAAGCCGCAGATCGACAATGCGGGCGCAGTGTGGCAGCCGGATGAGTACTACCATGGCGGCGGAAGCTGGGACCGGCCGGAGAGCTATGGCCCGGTGCGGAAAACCAGCGATCCGCTGCTCTTTCAGCACTGGCGCGAAGGGAATTTTTCCTACGATATTCCGCTGCCGCAGGGCGTGTATGACGTGCACCTGTTTTTTGTGAGCGCGCAGCCGTATGCGAATACGCCGTCGACGTTTAATGTGCTGGTGAACGGGAAAGCGATTCTGCCTTACTTTGATGTGAATATGGATGCCATGGGGCCCGATGTTGCGGATGAGCGTGTCTTTCGCGACGTGAGCCCGGGCCCTGACGGAGTGCTGCACCTGAGCTTCACCAGCTACACGGTGCCGGCGTCGGTGAATGCGATTGAGATTGTTCCGGGAGAGGCGCATCATGAACTGCCCATCCGGATTGTCGCGCAATCGAGAGCGTATACGGACCACAGCGGGGCGCTGTGGGAGCCGGATGACTACTACTCCGGCGGGTACACCTCAGAGACCAACTTCGCGGTCACGGAGACGGCGGACCCTGAGCTGTATGCGGCGGAGCGGTACGGTTATTTTTCGTATTCAATTCCGGTAGATGCGCGCGACCAGTACACGCTGATTCTGCATTTCGCAGAGCTATATTTCGGGCCGAACCGGCCGGGCGGCGGGGGCGCAGGCAGCCGTGTGTTCCGGATCGAATGCAATGGGCAGACTCTGGATAAGGGCCTGGACATTTACAAGAGCGCCGGAAGCATGCATGCGCTGACAGAGACGTTTCATCACCTTGTGCCGACGCCGCAAGGCAAGCTCAATGTGACGTTTGACCCAATTGAGAACAACGCCACAGTCTCAGCCATTGAGGTGGTGGATGAAGGACCGCAAAGCTGA
- a CDS encoding GNAT family N-acetyltransferase has translation MWTLREATSADYNGFYHLDQQCFPPGIAYSRADFRAFLSQPHSIALLAEGATGALLGFILAGQRRRGELHYGYVVTIDVAESARRQGVGRALLFAVEKHLREEGLASIRLEVAVDNLAAQQFYEREQYRPIGRIPRYYMDKIDALVLEKSLL, from the coding sequence GTGTGGACCCTTCGCGAAGCCACCAGCGCCGACTATAACGGCTTCTATCACCTCGACCAGCAGTGCTTTCCCCCGGGCATTGCATACTCCCGCGCGGATTTCCGCGCCTTCCTCTCGCAGCCGCACAGCATCGCGCTGCTGGCGGAAGGCGCAACCGGCGCGCTTCTCGGCTTCATTCTCGCCGGGCAGCGCCGCCGTGGCGAGCTTCACTACGGGTATGTCGTCACCATTGATGTTGCGGAATCCGCGCGCCGCCAGGGCGTAGGCCGCGCCCTGCTCTTCGCTGTCGAAAAGCATCTCCGCGAAGAAGGCCTCGCCAGCATCCGGCTCGAAGTCGCCGTCGACAACCTCGCCGCGCAGCAATTCTATGAGCGCGAGCAATACCGCCCCATCGGCCGCATCCCCCGCTACTACATGGACAAGATCGACGCCCTCGTCCTCGAAAAATCCCTGCTGTGA